A part of Paenibacillus sp. sptzw28 genomic DNA contains:
- the glgD gene encoding glucose-1-phosphate adenylyltransferase subunit GlgD has product MNNVLGVINLSINQPLLHELTYSRATATVPFGGRYRLIDFVLSNMVNSGINNVAVLAHNSYRSIIDHLGSGKEWDLDRKHRGLFILPPNNSHAPGFNGDLQNFYGSLEYFDRSNEEYVVVSSSHMICNINYTEAVENHQRTKADITVIYKEMEDDSGDFSNLITLDIAEDGRVVRMTENRLTNQSSKVYMRMIVIKKDLLIDLVKKSVNQNYYDLVRHVIIRNLNTLKVHAYEYKGYLAIINSVQNYYKYSKELLNPEVWKSLFYEPGLIYTKIKDEPPARYARSANVSNSQVANGCIIEGTVENSILFRGVRIGKGAVVRNSILMQKCVIEEDSTLDHVILDKEVYVTRGNMLAGEETSPTVFTKKSRI; this is encoded by the coding sequence ATGAATAATGTGTTAGGTGTTATCAACCTCAGCATCAATCAGCCGCTCCTTCACGAACTGACATATTCACGGGCCACTGCGACGGTACCCTTCGGGGGCCGATACCGTCTGATTGATTTTGTGCTGTCCAACATGGTGAATTCCGGGATCAATAATGTGGCGGTGCTCGCTCATAATAGTTATCGTTCCATCATCGACCACCTTGGTTCAGGAAAAGAGTGGGACCTGGATAGAAAGCACCGGGGGTTGTTCATTCTACCGCCCAATAACAGCCATGCTCCGGGTTTTAACGGCGATTTGCAAAACTTTTACGGCTCCCTCGAATACTTCGACCGCAGCAATGAAGAGTACGTAGTCGTTTCCAGCAGTCACATGATCTGCAATATCAACTATACCGAAGCGGTGGAGAACCACCAGAGGACCAAGGCGGATATCACCGTTATTTACAAGGAAATGGAGGATGACAGCGGGGATTTCTCAAACCTCATTACGCTTGATATCGCTGAAGACGGACGGGTTGTACGCATGACCGAGAACCGGCTAACCAATCAAAGCAGTAAAGTATATATGCGCATGATCGTCATCAAGAAAGACCTGCTGATTGATTTGGTTAAGAAAAGCGTCAATCAAAATTACTACGATCTGGTGCGGCATGTCATTATCCGGAATCTGAACACATTAAAGGTACACGCCTACGAATACAAAGGCTATCTCGCCATCATCAATTCCGTCCAAAATTATTACAAGTACAGTAAAGAACTGCTAAATCCCGAAGTATGGAAGTCTCTCTTCTACGAGCCCGGTTTGATTTATACGAAGATCAAGGACGAACCGCCGGCCAGATATGCCCGGAGCGCGAACGTATCCAATTCGCAGGTGGCTAACGGCTGTATAATTGAGGGAACGGTCGAGAACAGCATCTTGTTCCGGGGGGTTCGAATCGGCAAAGGCGCCGTTGTCAGAAACAGCATTCTGATGCAGAAATGCGTGATCGAAGAGGACTCCACTCTGGACCACGTCATCCTCGATAAAGAGGTATATGTCACTCGCGGAAACATGCTGGCAGGTGAGGAAACGTCGCCTACGGTATTCACCAAGAAGAGCCGTATTTAA
- a CDS encoding glucose-1-phosphate adenylyltransferase: MQKQECVAMLLAGGEGKRLSHLTTKLAKPAVPFGGKYRIIDFTLSNCSNSGIHTVGVLTQYQPMVLNSYIGIGSSWDLDRKNGGVTVLPPFMEQRGGSWYKGTAHAIYQNIHYLEQYDPDYVLVISGDHVYKMNYALMLEQHKESKADATIAVIEVPIQEASRFGIMDVDSDDRITEFEEKPKQPKNNLASMGIYIFTWDVLRRNLIADAENPESDNDFGKDIIPSMLDSGNSIFAYRFNGYWKDVGTVESLWEAHMDLLLDDPPFTLHDHKWRIYAKNPNKPPHHIASTGKVIGSLVNEGCMVFGEVDHSVLFYGVHVGQGSLIKDSVIMPYAQIGENVTIHKAIIGSGTVIQDGAHVGSPDESAEITLVGDNMVISSQLV, translated from the coding sequence ATGCAGAAACAAGAATGTGTAGCCATGCTGCTCGCAGGCGGTGAAGGCAAAAGATTAAGCCATTTGACAACAAAGCTGGCAAAACCTGCAGTACCCTTCGGCGGCAAGTACCGGATTATTGATTTTACCCTGAGCAACTGCAGTAATTCGGGTATTCACACGGTAGGTGTGCTGACCCAATATCAGCCGATGGTACTAAACTCCTACATCGGAATCGGCAGCTCATGGGATTTGGACCGGAAAAACGGCGGGGTGACCGTACTTCCCCCTTTTATGGAACAAAGAGGCGGCAGCTGGTACAAAGGAACCGCACACGCGATATACCAGAATATTCATTATCTCGAGCAATACGATCCCGATTATGTGCTGGTGATTTCCGGTGACCATGTATACAAGATGAATTACGCCCTCATGCTTGAGCAGCACAAGGAATCTAAGGCCGATGCCACTATCGCGGTTATCGAAGTGCCGATTCAGGAAGCAAGCCGGTTCGGCATCATGGATGTGGATTCGGACGACCGAATTACCGAGTTTGAGGAAAAACCGAAGCAGCCGAAAAACAACCTTGCTTCCATGGGAATTTACATATTTACGTGGGATGTGCTGAGAAGAAACTTAATCGCCGATGCAGAAAACCCCGAATCGGACAATGACTTCGGCAAAGACATCATTCCATCAATGCTCGATAGCGGCAATTCGATCTTTGCCTACCGTTTCAACGGGTACTGGAAGGATGTCGGAACTGTCGAAAGTCTGTGGGAAGCGCATATGGATCTGCTGCTCGACGATCCGCCGTTTACGCTTCATGACCACAAATGGCGGATTTACGCAAAGAACCCGAACAAGCCCCCGCACCATATTGCGTCTACCGGTAAAGTTATCGGCTCCCTGGTGAACGAAGGATGCATGGTATTCGGGGAAGTTGATCACTCCGTATTGTTTTACGGCGTTCACGTCGGCCAAGGCAGTCTCATCAAAGACTCGGTCATCATGCCTTACGCCCAAATCGGGGAGAACGTAACGATCCATAAGGCTATAATCGGGTCAGGAACCGTTATCCAGGACGGGGCGCATGTCGGAAGCCCGGACGAATCGGCGGAAATCACCTTGGTCGGCGATAATATGGTCATTTCTTCTCAATTGGTATAG
- a CDS encoding S-layer homology domain-containing protein — MKQRVVGKRLVSLLMSLFLLVGAVTPTAFAAGGGTGGGATFFTDTDNWGGLDSGGNENAVDQDLDFAAKIGNGDPLYPIEFKIENVQQIPAESAYLLIRAQDVDEYDGNSGTGEWDRVYFSSTPTDIVLGAPYTDWAQSPNSTLAGQDNTYKREFTQSTYIGALSGNNNLWNTTAIKLDSAALSRIQLGDNFVGISTHHYFEATTTFSDWVVNVDWGQLVIDGGARTTGEITTAGVEVQSGKLIIDPEFLPKTNGNFAMEINVIQEVENGGGDIVEQNLVTSQQFFPGAVQGELESPAAPIQLTNATIDPTKEYKVNIILFDNRDGSSFNPGEAQHIYTLSTFDPKVSDIVKPNAQQYAPTVFTGQEFQDKFTKINSAPLTLNKVKIVSIPDPEFGVLQSVTGIVYAGQEIPFDELDDLQFVPNPDGGFDEAVTFQWNGYDAAKGKYAQFNADVTITPNLAPSAGDIAIPVNKGTAEVPVGDLIENAYSDATDPLATVQIVQVPVTGTLVYQEGGNGDLKVAADGEEISAVELQSLKYIPSSPEQTGPVTFQWNGSDGTQYGQEPATVTISINTPPIVINTAETGLEGQPVTISKNDLVYVDDDGDTLTKVRIAVPAADKGTLQYKTVTGTTYVDEENNEINFADLESLVFYPAPGLPVSEPVVLQWEGYDGKQYSELPANITITYDGIPIAKPQVVDVEEGTLSIPVTLVGEDAENSELAYNITAQPTSGTLQQQQSGEWIYTPDPDFKWGTDKFSFTVTDSVYQQQSTPAEVIITVHRSLDGWVGDKELGDPAIVKAIPGQPLPLSAVSSLLADEVTATVDGKPVKLTLMNADTYQTDGFKKWENANFILPSATAAGQYTVTFEARKSDNSLLPAEPASKLSDNKFELVGMGLELSANPERIVGDGNSTTELTALLVDSDGNPISGVEVEFSAPKGSFVGSNKAVTNEQGKAVVTYKSEKITGINEQQIPVTAKVYDPSKGLFGQDEIKIYFQPASINGVITKGDSNQPVAGTTVRVTLDLNGDGKIEAGVDFDRTVVTDANGAYSIPVPKGDAEYNLQITQQVLVGGVETPVTFNQKAKVGEVTGSNDESFDSEKTVTGIVLFKNPDGKSSLISNELIGKTKVYLKDAGGNYVSEGGVPKAFELQAQGLFNADGLSVGDYTLEVRYELEPGVEITISRGTVGVKANGEMNITEELVDPYGTITDAVTGATIEGAKVVLHYADTQRNKDNGRTPHGKVTLPALVGFEPNNNASPEQYSDVHGFYAYMVFPETDYYLVVTKDGYQTYTSPTISVERDIVRHDLKLNPFSGGAYFPPAKPEVSLNLSVDKNLVEEGGQSTITVDYSNKSLTSMVSGNVTITLPEGVEVVDADGGQVSGNKITWAVKDLAAGQKGSFAVVVKWPQLNAQEASFDASGEFSVNGNSAEPVKAQSAIKIQVFSNRYANLQHQRYILGFPDGLFKPTRSLTRAELAAVVARLAENGEPAESLSFIDVPADFWAAKYIKIAVKNGYFGGFEDGTYRPDAPVTRGELAAVMTRFLKLNVGQSDEQHFSDVKGHWAASAIEQLYRSKYVLGYPDGTFKPGNSISRSEAVTLINRMLHRGPLKGMEVQFPDIPETHWAFGDVQEATVSHESIRNADGSETWVKNINDNVE; from the coding sequence TTGAAACAGAGAGTCGTAGGGAAACGTTTAGTCTCACTTTTAATGTCGCTGTTTCTGCTGGTAGGAGCAGTGACGCCTACCGCGTTTGCGGCAGGGGGAGGAACTGGCGGCGGAGCTACTTTTTTTACCGATACCGATAATTGGGGCGGACTGGATTCGGGAGGTAACGAGAATGCTGTAGATCAGGACCTTGACTTTGCCGCTAAAATAGGAAACGGCGATCCCTTATATCCTATTGAATTCAAAATCGAAAACGTTCAACAGATACCTGCAGAAAGTGCTTATTTACTAATTCGTGCGCAGGATGTGGACGAGTATGATGGAAATAGCGGCACGGGGGAATGGGACCGTGTTTATTTTTCATCGACCCCTACGGATATCGTGTTAGGAGCCCCTTATACCGATTGGGCTCAAAGTCCTAACAGCACCCTGGCAGGCCAAGATAATACTTATAAAAGAGAATTTACGCAGAGCACCTACATCGGAGCTCTTTCCGGTAACAACAATTTATGGAATACGACAGCCATTAAATTAGATAGTGCGGCTCTTAGCAGGATTCAATTAGGAGATAACTTTGTCGGTATTTCCACACATCATTATTTTGAGGCTACCACTACTTTCAGCGATTGGGTCGTCAATGTCGATTGGGGCCAGCTTGTAATTGACGGCGGTGCCCGGACTACTGGCGAAATTACAACAGCGGGTGTCGAGGTTCAGAGCGGTAAGCTCATTATCGACCCTGAATTTCTGCCGAAGACTAACGGCAATTTTGCAATGGAAATCAATGTGATCCAGGAAGTGGAGAACGGCGGCGGTGACATTGTCGAGCAGAACCTGGTAACTTCGCAGCAATTTTTTCCGGGAGCCGTGCAAGGTGAATTGGAATCCCCGGCAGCTCCTATTCAGCTTACGAACGCTACTATTGATCCGACAAAAGAATACAAAGTAAATATTATTTTGTTCGACAACAGAGACGGCAGCAGCTTTAACCCTGGTGAAGCCCAGCATATTTACACGCTGTCCACCTTTGATCCGAAGGTTTCGGATATCGTGAAACCAAATGCGCAGCAGTATGCCCCGACTGTATTTACCGGTCAGGAATTTCAGGATAAATTCACTAAAATTAACAGCGCTCCTTTAACCTTGAACAAGGTTAAAATCGTCTCAATTCCGGATCCGGAATTCGGCGTTCTCCAAAGCGTAACGGGAATTGTCTATGCAGGACAGGAAATCCCCTTCGATGAGTTAGACGATCTGCAATTCGTACCAAATCCGGACGGCGGCTTCGATGAAGCGGTCACATTCCAATGGAACGGCTATGATGCCGCTAAAGGCAAATATGCCCAGTTCAATGCTGATGTAACCATCACGCCTAATCTGGCCCCCAGCGCCGGCGATATAGCGATTCCCGTCAATAAGGGCACTGCAGAAGTACCTGTAGGCGATCTTATTGAAAATGCTTATTCCGATGCTACTGACCCTCTGGCAACGGTGCAAATCGTCCAAGTGCCGGTTACCGGCACATTGGTCTATCAAGAAGGCGGGAATGGCGATCTGAAGGTCGCCGCAGATGGCGAAGAGATTTCTGCAGTCGAACTGCAATCTCTCAAGTACATCCCTTCATCCCCGGAACAAACCGGGCCTGTAACGTTCCAATGGAACGGATCGGATGGCACGCAATATGGGCAAGAACCCGCAACTGTTACGATCAGCATCAATACACCACCGATCGTAATCAACACAGCGGAAACGGGACTTGAAGGGCAGCCTGTTACCATATCGAAGAACGATTTGGTCTATGTGGATGATGACGGCGACACATTGACTAAAGTGCGTATTGCCGTTCCGGCCGCCGACAAGGGGACACTTCAATATAAGACTGTCACCGGGACGACATATGTAGATGAAGAAAATAATGAGATTAATTTCGCTGATCTCGAAAGCCTGGTTTTTTATCCCGCACCGGGACTGCCGGTAAGTGAGCCGGTCGTTCTGCAGTGGGAAGGGTACGACGGTAAGCAATACTCGGAGCTGCCCGCTAATATAACTATCACTTATGATGGTATCCCGATTGCAAAACCGCAGGTTGTGGATGTGGAGGAAGGAACGTTATCGATTCCGGTTACGCTGGTTGGCGAAGATGCGGAAAACTCGGAATTGGCATATAACATTACCGCACAGCCAACGAGCGGAACGCTGCAGCAGCAGCAGTCCGGAGAATGGATCTATACGCCGGACCCTGACTTTAAGTGGGGAACGGATAAATTCTCCTTTACTGTGACGGACAGCGTCTATCAACAGCAAAGCACACCTGCCGAAGTCATTATAACGGTTCACCGGTCACTCGACGGATGGGTAGGGGACAAGGAGCTTGGGGATCCTGCAATTGTCAAAGCTATTCCAGGACAGCCGCTTCCATTATCGGCAGTAAGCTCGCTTCTGGCTGATGAAGTCACTGCGACGGTTGATGGAAAGCCCGTTAAGCTTACTTTGATGAATGCAGACACTTACCAAACCGATGGATTCAAGAAATGGGAGAATGCCAATTTCATTCTTCCGTCAGCAACGGCTGCAGGACAATATACGGTAACCTTCGAGGCCAGGAAATCCGATAATTCCTTGCTTCCGGCAGAACCGGCGTCCAAGCTGTCCGACAATAAGTTTGAATTAGTCGGAATGGGGCTGGAGCTGAGCGCCAATCCGGAGAGAATCGTGGGAGACGGCAATTCGACCACCGAGCTGACGGCTTTGCTTGTGGATTCGGACGGCAATCCAATCTCCGGGGTTGAAGTGGAATTCAGCGCTCCTAAAGGGTCGTTCGTAGGCTCTAATAAAGCTGTCACAAATGAACAGGGGAAAGCGGTCGTAACGTATAAATCGGAGAAAATTACAGGTATCAACGAGCAGCAGATTCCGGTTACGGCCAAAGTATATGATCCTTCCAAAGGGTTGTTCGGGCAAGATGAGATTAAGATATACTTCCAACCGGCGAGCATTAACGGGGTCATTACCAAGGGAGACTCGAACCAGCCGGTTGCCGGTACGACGGTACGCGTAACGCTCGATCTCAATGGAGACGGGAAGATCGAAGCAGGCGTGGACTTTGACCGGACGGTTGTTACCGACGCCAACGGTGCGTATTCGATTCCGGTTCCGAAGGGGGACGCGGAATACAATCTGCAAATTACACAGCAGGTTCTTGTAGGCGGAGTAGAAACGCCTGTAACCTTCAATCAGAAAGCCAAGGTCGGTGAGGTAACCGGCAGCAATGACGAGAGCTTCGATTCCGAGAAGACCGTAACCGGTATCGTCCTCTTCAAGAATCCGGACGGCAAATCAAGTCTGATCAGCAATGAATTGATTGGCAAAACCAAAGTGTACCTGAAGGATGCCGGCGGAAATTATGTTTCCGAGGGCGGCGTTCCGAAAGCATTCGAGCTGCAAGCTCAAGGTCTGTTCAATGCGGACGGATTATCCGTAGGCGATTATACGCTGGAAGTCCGCTATGAATTAGAGCCCGGCGTAGAAATTACCATAAGCCGCGGGACTGTCGGCGTTAAAGCCAACGGTGAAATGAACATTACCGAGGAACTGGTCGATCCGTACGGGACGATCACGGACGCCGTTACAGGCGCGACTATCGAAGGTGCGAAGGTCGTTCTGCACTATGCGGATACACAGCGCAATAAGGACAATGGCAGAACACCGCACGGGAAAGTTACTCTTCCTGCGCTTGTCGGCTTCGAACCGAACAATAACGCGAGTCCGGAGCAGTACAGCGACGTGCATGGTTTCTACGCGTACATGGTTTTCCCGGAGACGGATTATTATCTGGTCGTTACGAAGGACGGGTACCAGACGTACACGAGCCCGACGATTTCGGTAGAACGGGATATCGTGAGACATGACCTTAAATTGAACCCGTTCTCGGGAGGCGCTTATTTCCCGCCGGCCAAGCCGGAGGTATCGCTCAATTTATCCGTGGACAAAAATCTCGTGGAAGAGGGCGGACAATCGACCATTACGGTTGATTACTCCAATAAATCCCTTACTTCCATGGTATCCGGAAACGTTACAATAACACTGCCGGAGGGCGTGGAAGTTGTAGATGCAGACGGAGGCCAAGTTAGCGGAAACAAGATTACATGGGCGGTTAAAGATCTGGCCGCAGGGCAAAAAGGAAGCTTCGCCGTCGTTGTCAAGTGGCCGCAGCTGAATGCGCAGGAAGCGTCCTTCGACGCATCGGGCGAATTCTCCGTAAACGGTAATTCGGCCGAGCCGGTGAAGGCACAGTCGGCAATCAAGATTCAGGTGTTCTCGAATCGTTATGCCAATCTGCAGCACCAGCGCTATATTCTCGGATTTCCTGACGGTCTGTTCAAGCCGACTCGTTCACTTACGCGTGCCGAACTGGCTGCGGTTGTCGCCCGTCTCGCGGAGAACGGCGAACCAGCCGAATCACTGAGCTTCATCGATGTGCCGGCCGATTTCTGGGCCGCGAAATATATCAAGATTGCAGTGAAGAACGGTTACTTCGGCGGGTTCGAAGACGGTACGTACCGTCCCGATGCGCCTGTCACCAGAGGCGAGCTGGCAGCAGTAATGACACGCTTCCTCAAGCTTAATGTCGGTCAATCCGACGAGCAGCATTTTTCCGATGTAAAGGGACACTGGGCAGCTTCCGCTATTGAGCAGTTGTACCGCAGCAAATACGTCTTGGGCTATCCTGACGGAACGTTCAAGCCGGGCAACAGCATATCCAGGTCCGAGGCTGTAACGCTGATTAACCGGATGCTGCACCGCGGACCTCTCAAAGGCATGGAAGTGCAGTTCCCGGATATTCCGGAAACTCACTGGGCATTCGGAGATGTGCAGGAAGCCACTGTCTCGCATGAGTCGATCCGTAATGCGGACGGCAGCGAGACATGGGTGAAGAACATTAATGATAACGTCGAGTAA
- a CDS encoding MarR family winged helix-turn-helix transcriptional regulator, producing the protein MLESYFQNCMFFASNLLNRAIGKMADEEFKPTGLSPTFAFLMMAVQEQPGITQKELGEALHVTPSTITRFIEKLVYKGLVTARSEGKRSHVELTPLGIERMEVIREAWKNLFRRYSEILGKEEGRSMTRMLYDLSKKLDDKV; encoded by the coding sequence ATGTTAGAAAGCTACTTTCAGAACTGCATGTTCTTTGCATCGAATCTGCTGAATCGGGCTATCGGCAAAATGGCGGACGAGGAGTTCAAACCGACAGGCTTATCACCCACATTTGCTTTTTTGATGATGGCCGTGCAGGAACAGCCTGGCATCACCCAGAAGGAATTAGGGGAAGCGCTGCATGTCACTCCTTCTACGATTACCCGTTTCATTGAGAAGTTGGTTTATAAGGGCCTGGTGACAGCCCGAAGCGAAGGGAAAAGGTCTCATGTTGAGCTTACACCTTTAGGCATCGAACGCATGGAAGTCATCAGGGAAGCATGGAAAAACCTGTTCCGTCGTTACTCCGAGATTTTGGGTAAGGAAGAAGGAAGAAGTATGACGCGCATGCTGTATGACTTAAGCAAGAAGTTAGACGATAAAGTTTAA
- a CDS encoding SDR family NAD(P)-dependent oxidoreductase encodes MATALELANKGATVVILCRRRENGEAAVKEIKDKSGNERVELIVADLASQKSVRQAAETFKQRFNKLSYCLRKSSHAG; translated from the coding sequence TTGGCAACCGCCTTGGAGCTTGCGAACAAGGGAGCAACCGTAGTCATTTTATGCAGACGCCGGGAGAATGGGGAAGCCGCGGTCAAGGAAATCAAAGACAAAAGCGGAAACGAACGCGTGGAGCTTATTGTCGCAGACCTCGCTTCACAGAAATCGGTTCGTCAAGCCGCGGAGACATTCAAGCAGCGCTTCAATAAGCTTTCATATTGTTTACGAAAGAGCTCGCACGCCGGTTAG